One Burkholderia sp. PAMC 26561 genomic window carries:
- the ligA gene encoding NAD-dependent DNA ligase LigA, producing MSAKPKAAAKAEKAEPAVPATPIPGADRPAERAGWLRAELERANYAYYVLDQPELPDAEYDILFKELQQIEAAQPDLITPDSPTLRVGGQVATGFQPVTHDVPMLSLNNGFADEDIVAFDKRVADALGHTPVEYACELKFDGLAISLRYDDGVFVQASTRGDGATGEEVTENVRTIHSIPLKLKGKNIPKRLDVRGEVLMFKRDFERLNARQREAEQREFANPRNAAAGGLRQLDSKMTAQRKLSFFAYGIGVLEGAEMPPSHSALLDWYKQMGLPVNAERGVVKGADGLLAFFHRTGEKRDGLPYDIDGVVYKVNQRDEQDKLGFVSRAPRFALAHKFPAQEALTQLLAIDVQVGRTGAITPVARLMPVFVGGATVTNATLHNEDEVRRKDIRIGDTVIVRRAGDVIPEVVGAILDRRPDDAREFVMPTACPVCGSKIERLPDEAIARCTGGLICPAQRKQALWHFAQRRALDIDGLGEKIIDQLVEQNIVRTPADLFNLGVAKLAALDRFADKSAQNLFDSIGKAKHTTLPRFLYALGIRHVGESTAKDLAKHFGSLDPIMAASVEELLEVNDVGPVVAESLHNFFSEEHNQMVIEQLRAPGNVTWPEGPPAPKAPQGVLAGKTVVLTGTLPTLSREDAKEMLEAAGAKVAGSVSKKTDYVVAGAEAGSKLVKAEELGVPVLDEDGMRKLLEGETP from the coding sequence ATGTCCGCCAAACCGAAAGCCGCTGCCAAAGCAGAAAAAGCAGAGCCCGCTGTTCCAGCTACGCCCATTCCGGGCGCCGACCGTCCGGCCGAGCGCGCCGGGTGGCTGCGCGCGGAACTCGAGCGTGCGAACTACGCGTATTACGTTCTCGACCAGCCGGAGCTGCCTGACGCCGAATACGACATTCTGTTCAAGGAACTACAGCAGATCGAGGCGGCGCAACCTGACCTGATCACGCCGGATTCGCCCACGTTGCGGGTCGGCGGTCAGGTCGCGACAGGTTTCCAGCCGGTCACGCACGACGTGCCCATGCTGTCGCTGAACAACGGCTTTGCCGACGAAGATATCGTTGCATTCGACAAACGCGTCGCTGACGCACTCGGCCATACGCCCGTGGAATATGCGTGCGAGCTGAAATTCGACGGCCTCGCCATTTCGCTGCGGTATGACGACGGCGTGTTCGTTCAGGCGTCGACGCGCGGTGACGGCGCGACAGGCGAAGAAGTGACCGAAAACGTTCGCACCATTCATTCAATTCCGTTGAAACTCAAAGGCAAGAACATCCCGAAGCGGCTCGACGTCCGTGGCGAAGTGCTGATGTTCAAGCGTGACTTTGAGCGGCTGAACGCCCGGCAGCGCGAGGCGGAGCAACGTGAATTCGCCAACCCGCGCAATGCGGCTGCAGGCGGTCTACGGCAGCTCGATTCGAAGATGACCGCGCAGCGGAAGCTGTCTTTTTTTGCGTATGGGATCGGTGTGCTGGAAGGCGCGGAAATGCCGCCGTCGCACTCGGCGCTGCTCGACTGGTACAAGCAAATGGGCCTGCCGGTGAACGCGGAGCGCGGTGTCGTGAAGGGCGCGGACGGGTTGCTCGCTTTTTTCCACAGGACCGGCGAGAAGCGCGATGGTTTGCCGTATGACATCGACGGCGTGGTTTATAAGGTCAATCAGCGCGACGAACAGGACAAGCTGGGATTTGTCTCGCGTGCACCGCGCTTCGCGCTTGCACACAAGTTTCCGGCGCAGGAAGCGCTGACGCAGTTGCTGGCCATCGACGTGCAGGTCGGGCGGACCGGCGCAATCACACCGGTCGCGCGGTTGATGCCGGTGTTCGTCGGCGGCGCGACCGTGACGAACGCGACCTTGCACAACGAAGACGAAGTACGGCGCAAGGACATTCGTATTGGCGATACGGTGATCGTGCGACGTGCCGGCGACGTGATTCCCGAAGTTGTCGGCGCGATCCTGGATCGTCGTCCCGACGACGCGCGCGAGTTCGTGATGCCGACCGCGTGTCCGGTGTGCGGTTCGAAAATCGAACGGCTGCCCGACGAAGCCATCGCCCGTTGTACCGGTGGCCTGATCTGTCCCGCCCAACGCAAGCAGGCGCTGTGGCATTTCGCGCAGCGGCGCGCGCTGGATATCGACGGACTGGGTGAGAAGATCATCGACCAACTGGTCGAACAGAACATTGTGCGCACGCCGGCCGATCTGTTCAATCTGGGCGTCGCGAAGCTCGCGGCGCTGGACCGGTTCGCCGACAAATCTGCCCAGAATCTATTCGATTCCATCGGCAAGGCCAAGCACACCACCTTGCCGCGGTTTCTCTATGCGCTGGGTATTCGGCACGTGGGCGAGTCCACCGCGAAGGATCTCGCCAAGCATTTTGGTTCGCTCGATCCGATCATGGCGGCAAGCGTCGAAGAATTGCTCGAAGTGAACGACGTGGGTCCGGTCGTGGCCGAATCGCTGCACAATTTTTTCAGCGAAGAGCACAACCAGATGGTGATCGAGCAATTGCGCGCGCCGGGCAACGTCACATGGCCCGAAGGGCCGCCGGCGCCCAAGGCGCCGCAAGGTGTGCTCGCCGGCAAGACGGTCGTGCTGACCGGTACGCTGCCTACGCTTTCGCGCGAGGACGCCAAGGAAATGCTCGAGGCTGCGGGCGCGAAGGTGGCAGGCTCGGTATCGAAGAAAACGGATTACGTGGTGGCTGGAGCGGAGGCGGGCAGCAAGCTCGTGAAGGCCGAGGAACTCGGCGTTCCGGTACTCGACGAAGATGGTATGCGCAAGCTTTTGGAGGGAGAAACACCATGA
- the def gene encoding peptide deformylase has protein sequence MIREILKMGDPRLLRIAEPVDHFDTPELHALVEDMFDTMRHANGAGLAAPQIGVDLQVVIFGFAHNERYPDAQPVPETVLINPIITPVSHDMEEGWEGCLSVPGLRGAVQRYSMIRYQGFDQYGTAIERLAEGFHARVVQHECDHLIGKLYPMRVTDFSKFGFTEVLFPGLDPKSDD, from the coding sequence ATGATTCGCGAAATCCTCAAGATGGGCGATCCGCGTTTGTTGCGTATCGCCGAGCCGGTGGATCATTTCGATACGCCCGAACTGCACGCCCTGGTGGAGGACATGTTCGACACCATGCGTCATGCGAACGGCGCTGGGCTTGCGGCGCCGCAGATCGGCGTGGACCTGCAGGTAGTGATTTTCGGCTTCGCTCACAACGAGCGTTATCCGGACGCGCAACCGGTGCCGGAGACGGTGTTGATCAATCCGATCATCACGCCCGTGTCGCACGACATGGAAGAAGGGTGGGAAGGGTGTTTGTCGGTGCCCGGGTTGCGCGGCGCCGTGCAGCGGTATTCCATGATCCGCTATCAGGGTTTTGATCAGTACGGCACGGCCATCGAGCGGCTTGCCGAGGGCTTTCACGCGCGTGTCGTGCAGCACGAATGTGATCACCTGATCGGCAAGCTTTATCCGATGCGCGTGACGGACTTCTCGAAGTTCGGTTTCACCGAGGTGCTGTTTCCCGGGCTGGATCCGAAGAGCGACGACTGA
- the map gene encoding type I methionyl aminopeptidase translates to MSITLKNDHDIAQMRIACRLASEVLDFITPHIVAGVTTGELDRLCHEYMAKEQGTVPAPLNYQPPGYPPYPKATCISVNDVICHGIPGDKALKNGDALNIDITVIKDGYFGDTSRMFLVGEGSILARRLVQTTFDCMWLGIDQIKAGAHLGDIGYAIQKHAEAQGYSVVREYCGHGVGKVFHEDPQVLHYGRPGTGIELQAGMIFTVEPMINAGRRDIRTMPDQWTVKTRDRSLSAQWEHTVLVTPTGYEVLTVSAGTQAPSELIAATA, encoded by the coding sequence ATGTCCATCACGCTGAAAAACGATCACGATATTGCGCAAATGCGCATCGCCTGCCGGCTCGCGAGCGAGGTACTCGATTTCATCACGCCCCACATTGTCGCGGGCGTAACGACCGGCGAACTGGACCGCCTTTGCCACGAATACATGGCGAAGGAACAGGGCACCGTGCCCGCGCCCCTGAATTACCAGCCGCCGGGCTATCCGCCCTACCCCAAGGCCACCTGCATTTCCGTCAACGACGTGATCTGCCACGGCATTCCCGGCGACAAGGCGTTGAAGAACGGCGACGCGCTGAATATCGACATCACGGTGATCAAGGACGGTTATTTCGGCGATACCAGCCGCATGTTCCTGGTCGGCGAAGGTTCCATCCTGGCCAGGCGGCTGGTGCAGACCACGTTCGACTGCATGTGGCTTGGCATCGACCAGATCAAGGCGGGCGCGCATCTGGGCGATATCGGCTACGCCATCCAGAAACATGCCGAAGCACAAGGTTACAGCGTGGTGCGCGAATATTGCGGTCACGGCGTGGGCAAGGTGTTCCACGAAGACCCGCAAGTGCTGCATTACGGCCGCCCGGGTACGGGCATCGAACTGCAGGCCGGGATGATCTTTACCGTTGAACCCATGATCAACGCCGGTCGCCGCGATATCCGCACCATGCCTGATCAGTGGACCGTGAAGACCCGCGACCGCAGCTTGTCGGCGCAATGGGAGCATACAGTGCTGGTGACGCCGACGGGTTATGAAGTGCTGACCGTGTCGGCCGGAACGCAGGCACCTTCCGAGCTGATCGCCGCGACGGCTTGA
- a CDS encoding [protein-PII] uridylyltransferase: protein MSVPADAPPIADSLKASYKTAKAALLERFKSATNVDGLMHALARATDDALKGAWDACEMPASAALLAVGGYGRGELAPYSDIDILVLLPDHETPDQVETLGARIEKLIGMAWDLGLEIGSSVRSVSQCIHEASNDITIRTSLLEARRIVGNEKLVDAFEARYQQTLDPRAFFQAKVLEMRQRHAKYQDTPYSLEPNIKESPGGLRDLQLILWISRAAGFGSSWRELDSRGLITEREASELRRNEGFLKTLRARLHVIAKRRQDILVFDLQTALAESLGYKATSSKRASEQLMRRYYWAAKAVTQLATILIQNVEAQLFPSTSGVTRVLNERFVEKQGMLEIASDDVFERQPNAILEAFLLYEQTRGVKGLSARTLRAIYNARDLMDRDWRRDPENRRLFMAILQAPEGITHALRLMNQTSVLGRYLLNFRRIVGQMQHDLYHVYTVDQHILMVLRNIRRFAMAEHAHEYPFCTQLMGNFERSWVLYVAALFHDIAKGRGGDHSTLGMVDARRFCRDHNMNADDSDLVVWLVEQHLTMSQVAQKQDTSDPEVIKRFASMVQTERRLSALYLLTVADIRGTSPKVWNAWKGKLLEDLYRATRAVLGGAEMHAHSELKSRQEDALALLRLETVPENAEKALWDKLDVGYFLRHDAADIAWQTRVLYKHVESEKPIVRARPSPIGAALQVLVYVKDRPDLFAGICAYFDKNGLSVLDARITTTRHGYALDNFLVAHPDHDGHYRDIANLVEQQLSMLLTAEGILPEPSKGRVSRLVRTFPITPRVDLRPDERGQYYILSVSANDRQGLLYSIARVLAQHRIGVHAARINTLGERVEDVFLLDGKTLSDNRTQIQVETELLRAIAA, encoded by the coding sequence ATGAGCGTACCTGCCGACGCCCCGCCTATTGCCGATTCGCTGAAAGCCTCGTACAAGACAGCGAAAGCCGCGCTGCTCGAGCGCTTCAAGAGCGCGACCAATGTCGATGGCCTGATGCATGCCCTCGCCCGCGCCACCGACGACGCCCTCAAGGGCGCGTGGGACGCGTGCGAGATGCCGGCATCGGCGGCGTTGCTGGCGGTCGGCGGTTACGGGCGCGGCGAGCTCGCGCCGTATTCGGACATCGATATCCTCGTCCTGCTGCCCGATCACGAAACGCCCGATCAGGTGGAAACGCTTGGTGCACGTATCGAAAAGCTGATCGGCATGGCGTGGGATCTCGGGCTCGAGATTGGCAGCAGCGTGCGCTCGGTGTCGCAGTGCATCCACGAAGCGAGCAACGACATCACCATCCGGACGTCGCTGCTCGAAGCGCGCCGGATCGTGGGCAACGAGAAACTGGTCGATGCCTTCGAAGCGCGCTACCAGCAGACGCTCGATCCGCGTGCGTTTTTCCAGGCGAAGGTGCTGGAAATGCGCCAGCGCCACGCAAAATACCAGGACACGCCGTATAGCCTCGAGCCGAACATCAAGGAAAGCCCCGGCGGCTTGCGAGACCTGCAACTGATCCTGTGGATTTCGCGTGCGGCGGGTTTTGGCAGCAGTTGGCGCGAACTCGATTCACGCGGGCTCATCACCGAGCGTGAAGCGAGTGAGCTCAGGCGCAACGAAGGTTTCCTGAAGACGCTGCGAGCGCGGTTGCACGTGATTGCGAAGCGCCGGCAGGACATTCTCGTATTCGATCTGCAAACCGCGCTCGCGGAAAGCCTGGGTTACAAGGCGACATCGTCCAAACGCGCCAGCGAACAGCTCATGCGCCGCTATTACTGGGCCGCGAAAGCCGTGACGCAGCTCGCAACCATCCTGATCCAGAACGTGGAAGCGCAACTGTTTCCATCGACGAGCGGCGTGACGCGCGTGTTGAACGAGCGCTTCGTCGAGAAGCAGGGAATGCTCGAAATTGCCAGCGACGATGTCTTCGAGCGTCAGCCGAACGCTATTCTCGAAGCCTTCCTGCTGTATGAGCAAACGCGCGGGGTGAAGGGGTTATCGGCGAGGACGTTGCGCGCGATCTACAACGCACGCGACCTGATGGACCGCGACTGGCGCCGCGACCCGGAAAACCGGCGCCTGTTCATGGCGATCCTGCAGGCGCCCGAAGGCATCACGCACGCGCTCAGGCTGATGAACCAGACAAGCGTGCTCGGCCGATATCTGCTGAATTTCCGGCGCATTGTCGGGCAGATGCAGCATGACCTGTATCACGTCTACACCGTCGACCAGCACATCCTGATGGTGTTGCGCAATATCCGCCGTTTCGCGATGGCCGAACACGCGCACGAGTATCCGTTCTGCACGCAGTTGATGGGCAATTTCGAACGCTCGTGGGTGCTCTACGTGGCGGCGCTGTTCCATGACATTGCGAAGGGCCGCGGCGGCGATCACTCCACGCTCGGCATGGTCGATGCCCGGCGTTTTTGCCGCGACCACAACATGAATGCCGACGACAGCGACCTGGTCGTATGGCTCGTCGAACAGCACCTGACCATGAGCCAGGTCGCGCAGAAGCAGGACACGAGCGATCCGGAAGTCATCAAGCGGTTTGCATCGATGGTGCAGACCGAGCGCCGGCTGAGCGCGCTGTATTTGCTGACCGTCGCCGATATCCGCGGCACGAGCCCCAAGGTCTGGAACGCATGGAAAGGCAAGCTGCTCGAGGATCTGTACCGGGCCACCCGTGCCGTGCTTGGCGGCGCCGAAATGCACGCGCACTCGGAACTCAAGTCGCGCCAGGAAGACGCGCTTGCGCTGCTGCGCCTTGAAACGGTGCCGGAGAACGCTGAAAAAGCGTTGTGGGACAAGCTGGATGTCGGCTATTTCCTGCGCCATGACGCTGCCGATATCGCCTGGCAGACCCGCGTGCTTTACAAGCACGTCGAGAGTGAAAAGCCGATCGTGCGGGCGCGCCCATCGCCGATCGGCGCGGCGCTTCAAGTGCTCGTGTACGTGAAGGACCGGCCGGACCTGTTTGCCGGCATCTGCGCTTATTTCGACAAAAACGGCCTGTCCGTCCTCGATGCACGCATTACAACGACCCGCCACGGTTATGCGCTCGACAATTTTCTGGTCGCGCATCCGGACCATGACGGGCATTATCGCGACATTGCCAACCTCGTCGAACAGCAGTTGAGCATGTTGCTCACCGCCGAGGGCATCTTGCCGGAACCGTCGAAGGGACGGGTTTCCCGGCTGGTGCGCACTTTCCCGATCACACCGCGCGTGGATTTGCGTCCCGACGAACGTGGTCAGTATTACATCCTGTCCGTGTCGGCCAACGACCGGCAGGGCCTCCTTTATTCGATCGCGCGGGTTCTCGCCCAGCACCGGATCGGCGTCCATGCGGCGCGGATCAACACGCTTGGCGAACGTGTGGAAGACGTGTTCCTGCTCGACGGCAAAACCCTATCCGACAACCGGACGCAAATCCAGGTCGAAACCGAGCTGCTGCGCGCGATCGCAGCCTGA
- the rpsB gene encoding 30S ribosomal protein S2, producing the protein MAVTMRQMLEAGVHFGHQTRFWNPKMAPFIFGHRNKIHIINLEKTLPMYNDALKYVRQLAANRGTILFVGTKRQSRDTVAEEAQRAGMPFVNARWLGGMLTNFKTLKVSIKRLKDMEAALEAGETERMSKKEALLFEREMAKLVKSIGGVKDMGGIPDAIFVVDVGYHKIAVTEAKKLGIPVIAVVDTNHSPEGIDYVIPGNDDASKAVALYTQGVADAILEGRSSAVNEVVQAVRSGEGDEFVEVNAEA; encoded by the coding sequence ATGGCAGTAACAATGCGTCAAATGCTGGAAGCCGGTGTCCACTTCGGTCACCAAACGCGCTTCTGGAATCCGAAGATGGCTCCGTTCATTTTCGGTCATCGCAACAAGATTCACATTATCAACCTCGAAAAAACGCTGCCGATGTACAACGACGCGCTGAAGTACGTGCGTCAACTGGCAGCAAATCGCGGCACGATCCTGTTCGTCGGCACGAAGCGTCAGTCGCGTGACACGGTGGCAGAAGAGGCGCAACGCGCCGGCATGCCGTTCGTGAACGCACGCTGGCTCGGCGGCATGCTGACCAACTTCAAGACGCTGAAGGTATCGATCAAGCGCCTGAAGGACATGGAAGCAGCGCTGGAAGCCGGTGAAACGGAACGCATGAGCAAGAAGGAAGCGCTCCTGTTCGAACGCGAAATGGCCAAGCTGGTGAAGTCGATTGGCGGCGTGAAGGACATGGGCGGCATTCCGGACGCAATTTTCGTGGTTGACGTGGGTTACCACAAGATTGCCGTGACCGAAGCCAAGAAGCTTGGCATTCCGGTTATCGCGGTGGTCGACACGAACCACTCGCCGGAAGGCATCGACTACGTGATCCCGGGTAACGACGACGCCAGCAAGGCTGTCGCGCTGTACACGCAAGGCGTGGCCGACGCGATCCTGGAAGGCCGTTCGAGCGCGGTGAACGAAGTGGTGCAGGCAGTTCGCAGCGGCGAAGGCGACGAGTTCGTTGAAGTCAACGCAGAAGCGTAA
- a CDS encoding pseudouridine synthase, whose product MRLSKVMSELGLCSRREADEWIEKGWVLVDGVVIDTLGTKIRPDQNIEIAQAAHAAQMQQVTILIHKPVGYVSGQAEDGYQPAVTLVNPSNHWADDQSGIRFSPTHLRTLAPAGRLDIDSTGLLVLTQDGRVAKQLIGGHSDVDKEYLVRVKFGEHELDIESHFPPESLALLRHGLALDDVPLKTAQVSWQNGEQLRFVLREGKKRQIRRMCELVGLEVVGLKRIRMGHVTLGALPPGQWRYLGADESF is encoded by the coding sequence GTGCGTTTGTCGAAAGTGATGTCGGAACTCGGCCTCTGTTCGCGCCGGGAAGCCGATGAGTGGATCGAAAAAGGCTGGGTGCTGGTAGACGGCGTGGTCATCGATACGCTTGGCACCAAGATCCGTCCCGATCAGAACATCGAGATCGCTCAGGCCGCGCATGCCGCACAAATGCAACAGGTGACGATCCTGATCCACAAGCCGGTCGGCTATGTTTCGGGTCAGGCGGAAGACGGGTATCAGCCGGCGGTCACGCTGGTCAACCCTTCGAACCATTGGGCCGATGACCAATCCGGCATCCGCTTTTCACCCACGCATCTGCGCACGCTGGCGCCTGCGGGACGTCTGGATATTGACTCGACAGGTCTGCTCGTGCTCACGCAGGATGGCCGCGTGGCGAAGCAGTTGATCGGCGGACATTCGGATGTCGACAAGGAATATCTCGTGCGCGTGAAATTCGGCGAGCATGAACTCGATATCGAATCGCACTTCCCACCGGAAAGCCTCGCGCTCTTGCGCCACGGCCTCGCACTTGACGACGTGCCGCTCAAGACCGCCCAGGTTAGCTGGCAAAACGGAGAGCAACTGCGCTTCGTGTTGCGCGAAGGCAAAAAGCGCCAGATTCGCCGGATGTGCGAGTTGGTCGGCCTGGAAGTGGTTGGGCTGAAGCGAATCCGGATGGGCCACGTGACCCTGGGTGCGCTGCCGCCGGGACAATGGCGTTACCTCGGCGCAGACGAAAGCTTCTGA